The Leifsonia xyli genomic sequence CATGGTTTCCGACCGTCTCCGCGTGCTCCTCGTGGAGGACGACCCGCGCCTCGGGCCGCTCATCGAGGACGTCCTCGCGGAGACCTACGACGTCGTCCGCGAGGTCGACGGCGAGGCCGGCCTCCGCCGGGGGCTGGCCGGCGTCTTCGACGTGATCGTCGTCGATCGCCGACTGCCGGGGCGGGACGGCGTGAGTGTCGTCCGCTCGTTGCGTGACGGCCGCGTCGTCGCACCGATCCTGATGCTGACCGCCCTCGGCGCCGTGCAGGATCGCGTCGAAGGGCTCGACGCCGGGGCCAACGACTACCTCGTGAAGCCGTTCGAGTTCGACGAGCTCCTCGCCCGCCTGCGGGCGCTCACCCGGACGTTCACCGGCGAAGGACGCGAGCTGCCCATCGGCGAATGGCGGCTCTACCCCGATAGCCGCTGCATCTACTCTCCGTACGACGGCCGCATCCAGCTGACCGAACGGGAGAGCGCCCTGCTCCGGTTGTTCGCCGAGAACCCGCGACGCATCTTCAGCAGGTCGCAGATCCTCGACGTCGTCTTCCAAGGCGACGAGCAACCCGGCACTGTCGACACGTACGTGCACTACCTCCGCCGCAAGACCGATCAGGAGATCATCACCACGGTCCGCGGCGAAGGCTACCGGCTG encodes the following:
- a CDS encoding two-component system response regulator, which encodes MVSDRLRVLLVEDDPRLGPLIEDVLAETYDVVREVDGEAGLRRGLAGVFDVIVVDRRLPGRDGVSVVRSLRDGRVVAPILMLTALGAVQDRVEGLDAGANDYLVKPFEFDELLARLRALTRTFTGEGRELPIGEWRLYPDSRCIYSPYDGRIQLTERESALLRLFAENPRRIFSRSQILDVVFQGDEQPGTVDTYVHYLRRKTDQEIITTVRGEGYRLGQP